From a single Deltaproteobacteria bacterium CG2_30_66_27 genomic region:
- a CDS encoding 6-hydroxycyclohex-1-ene-1-carbonyl-CoA dehydrogenase translates to MAFAPHRWWMTAPGEPMVSADFDPFPPSAGEVVVEVAGCGVCHTDLGFYYDGVRVKSPLPLTLGHEISGRVVAAGAGAETWQGKAVIVPAVIPCGECELCSSGHGTICRRQQMPGNDIQGGFATHIRVPARGLCPVDGKRLAAAGLQLADVSVVADAVTTPYQAVVQAEVAPGDFAVVVGVGGVGGYAVQIARAFGATVAALDVDPQKLAAMAANGAALTVNVREVQGRDLKKAIQEFAKKNGCRDTRWKIFECSGTKTGQETAFGLLNHGATLSVVGFTMDKVELRLSNLMAFHARALGNWGCLVEHYPAALDLVLGGKIALAPFVERHPLSEINEVFAAAHARTLTRRAILVPGAPKGDA, encoded by the coding sequence TTGGCCTTTGCTCCGCATCGCTGGTGGATGACCGCTCCGGGGGAGCCGATGGTTTCGGCCGACTTCGACCCGTTTCCGCCGTCCGCGGGCGAGGTCGTGGTCGAGGTGGCCGGTTGCGGGGTCTGTCACACGGACCTCGGCTTCTACTATGACGGTGTTCGGGTGAAGTCGCCCCTACCGCTGACGCTCGGCCACGAGATCAGCGGCCGCGTCGTCGCCGCCGGGGCGGGGGCGGAAACGTGGCAGGGGAAGGCGGTGATCGTCCCCGCGGTGATCCCCTGCGGCGAATGCGAGTTGTGTTCCTCGGGACACGGCACGATCTGCCGCCGGCAGCAGATGCCGGGGAACGATATCCAGGGGGGGTTCGCCACCCATATCCGCGTTCCGGCGCGGGGCCTCTGCCCAGTGGACGGGAAGCGGCTCGCCGCGGCCGGCCTGCAACTGGCGGACGTCTCCGTGGTGGCCGACGCCGTGACCACCCCGTACCAGGCCGTGGTGCAGGCCGAGGTCGCGCCCGGCGATTTCGCCGTCGTGGTGGGCGTCGGGGGCGTCGGCGGGTACGCGGTGCAGATCGCGCGTGCTTTCGGCGCGACCGTGGCGGCGCTCGACGTGGACCCGCAGAAACTCGCCGCCATGGCCGCGAACGGGGCCGCGTTGACCGTCAACGTCCGCGAGGTCCAGGGCCGCGACCTCAAGAAGGCGATCCAGGAGTTCGCGAAGAAGAACGGCTGCCGCGACACCCGGTGGAAGATCTTCGAATGCTCCGGGACCAAAACCGGGCAGGAGACCGCGTTCGGGCTGCTCAACCATGGTGCGACGCTGTCGGTCGTCGGCTTCACCATGGACAAGGTGGAGCTGCGCCTCTCGAACCTGATGGCGTTCCACGCCCGGGCGCTGGGGAACTGGGGATGCCTGGTCGAGCATTACCCGGCGGCCCTCGACCTCGTGCTCGGCGGGAAGATCGCCCTGGCCCCCTTCGTCGAACGCCATCCGCTTTCGGAAATCAACGAGGTCTTCGCAGCGGCGCACGCGCGCACGCTGACCCGGCGCGCGATCCTTGTTCCCGGCGCTCCGAAAGGGGATGCCTGA